A single genomic interval of Cucumis sativus cultivar 9930 chromosome 5, Cucumber_9930_V3, whole genome shotgun sequence harbors:
- the LOC101213086 gene encoding uncharacterized protein LOC101213086: MKGKVLINFALTICFFFCCSSGRVIESPHYKVIHVESDFEIRQYKQISWMSALVQGTASFEKSTEQGFHRLYQYMHGANSNSYHFLFTSPVTTTIMTLTREPERLVRYYLPIMNAENPPLPNSELNVHFEKWRNNCLAVRRFPGFAKDDNINKEIDALKSSLSKYLPESAAVSEYTIAQYNSSRRLLGRLNEVWLDVSGFTTEGCQPL; this comes from the exons atGAAGGGTAAAGTGTTGATCAATTTTGCACTAACaatttgcttcttcttctgttgTAGCTCAGGCAGAGTGATTGAATCTCCACACTATAAAGTGATTCATGTAGAATCAGATTTTGAAATCAGACAGTACAAACAAATTTCATGGATGTCTGCTCTTGTTCAAGGAACAGCCTCCTTTGAAAAATCCACTGAACAAGGCTTCCATAG GTTGTACCAATACATGCATGGTGCTAACAGCAATTCCTATCACTTTCTATTTACTTCTCCTGTCACAACCACCATTATGACATTGACACGTGAACCCGAGCGTTTGGTTAGGTATTATCTGCCCATTATGAACGCTGAAAACCCGCCGCTGCCGAATTCTGAACTGAATGTTCATTTTGAGAAATGGAGAAACAATTGCTTGGCAGTCAGGAGGTTTCCTGGATTTGCTAAAGATGATAATATCAACAAAGAAATTGATGCTTTAAAGAGCAGCTTGAGCAAGTACCTACCTGAAAGTGCAGCTGTTTCAGAATACACCATTGCACAGTACAATTCTTCACGTCGCTTGTTGGGGCGTTTGAACGAAGTCTGGCTCGACGTTTCGGGTTTTACTACTGAAGGATGTCAACCCCTGTAA